A part of Cervus elaphus chromosome 11, mCerEla1.1, whole genome shotgun sequence genomic DNA contains:
- the RPL7A gene encoding 60S ribosomal protein L7a isoform X2 translates to MPKGKKAKGKKVAPAPAVVKKQEAKKVVNPLFEKRPKNFGIGQDIQPKRDLTRFVKWPRYIRLQRQRAILYKRLKVPPAINQFTQALDRQTATQLLKLAHKYRPETKQEKKQRLLARAEKKAAGKGDVPTKRPPVLRAGVNTVTTLVENKKAQLVVIAHDVDPIELVVFLPALCRKMGVPYCIIKGKARLGRLVHRKTCTTVAFTQVNSEDKSALAKLVEAIRTNYNDRYDEIRRHWGGNVLGPKSVARIAKLEKAKAKELATKLG, encoded by the exons ATG CCGAAGGGAAAGAAGGCCAAGGGGAAGAAGGTAGCCCCGGCCCCGGCCGTGGTGAAGAAGCAGGAGGCCAAGAAGGTGGTCAACCCCCTGTTCGAGAAGAGGCCCAAGAATTTTGGTATTG GACAGGACATCCAACCCAAGAGGGACCTCACCCGCTTTGTCAAATGGCCCCGCTACATCCGGCTGCAGCGGCAAAGGGCTATTCTCTATAAGCGGCTGAAGGTGCCTCCTGCAATTAACCAATTCACCCAGGCCTTGGACCGACAAACAG ctaCTCAACTGCTTAAGCTGGCCCACAAGTACAGACCAGAgacaaagcaggagaagaagcagAGGCTGCTGGCCCGCGCTGAGAAGAAAGCCGCCGGCAAAGGCGACGTCCCCACCAAGAGGCCACCTGTCCTTAGAGCAG GGGTCAACACTGTCACCACCCTGGTGGAGAACAAGAAGGCTCAGCTGGTGGTGATCGCTCACGATGTGGATCCCATCGAG CTCGTGGTCTTCCTGCCTGCCCTGTGCCGCAAGATGGGGGTTCCCTACTGCATCATCAAGGGCAAGGCCCGGCTGGGGCGCCTGGTCCACAGGAAGACATGCACCACCGTGGCCTTCACACAAGTCAACTC GGAGGACAAGAGTGCTCTGGCTAAGCTGGTGGAAGCCATCAGAACCAATTACAACGACAGATACGATGAG ATCCGTCGTCACTGGGGAGGCAATGTCCTGGGGCCGAAGTCAGTGGCTCGCATCGCCAAGCTGGAAAAGGCTAAGGCCAAAGAACTGGCCACCAAGCTGGGCTGA
- the RPL7A gene encoding 60S ribosomal protein L7a isoform X1, which yields MPKGKKAKGKKVAPAPAVVKKQEAKKVVNPLFEKRPKNFGIGQDIQPKRDLTRFVKWPRYIRLQRQRAILYKRLKVPPAINQFTQALDRQTATQLLKLAHKYRPETKQEKKQRLLARAEKKAAGKGDVPTKRPPVLRAGVNTVTTLVENKKAQLVVIAHDVDPIEITLELTLSSSSWSSCLPCAARWGFPTASSRARPGWGAWSTGRHAPPWPSHKSTRRTRVLWLSWWKPSEPITTTDTMRSVVTGEAMSWGRSQWLASPSWKRLRPKNWPPSWAECTLLSFLYCT from the exons ATG CCGAAGGGAAAGAAGGCCAAGGGGAAGAAGGTAGCCCCGGCCCCGGCCGTGGTGAAGAAGCAGGAGGCCAAGAAGGTGGTCAACCCCCTGTTCGAGAAGAGGCCCAAGAATTTTGGTATTG GACAGGACATCCAACCCAAGAGGGACCTCACCCGCTTTGTCAAATGGCCCCGCTACATCCGGCTGCAGCGGCAAAGGGCTATTCTCTATAAGCGGCTGAAGGTGCCTCCTGCAATTAACCAATTCACCCAGGCCTTGGACCGACAAACAG ctaCTCAACTGCTTAAGCTGGCCCACAAGTACAGACCAGAgacaaagcaggagaagaagcagAGGCTGCTGGCCCGCGCTGAGAAGAAAGCCGCCGGCAAAGGCGACGTCCCCACCAAGAGGCCACCTGTCCTTAGAGCAG GGGTCAACACTGTCACCACCCTGGTGGAGAACAAGAAGGCTCAGCTGGTGGTGATCGCTCACGATGTGGATCCCATCGAG ATAACTCTAGAGCTAACGCTGTCTTCCAGCTCGTGGTCTTCCTGCCTGCCCTGTGCCGCAAGATGGGGGTTCCCTACTGCATCATCAAGGGCAAGGCCCGGCTGGGGCGCCTGGTCCACAGGAAGACATGCACCACCGTGGCCTTCACACAAGTCAACTC GGAGGACAAGAGTGCTCTGGCTAAGCTGGTGGAAGCCATCAGAACCAATTACAACGACAGATACGATGAG ATCCGTCGTCACTGGGGAGGCAATGTCCTGGGGCCGAAGTCAGTGGCTCGCATCGCCAAGCTGGAAAAGGCTAAGGCCAAAGAACTGGCCACCAAGCTGGGCTGAGTGTACACTATTGAGTTTTCTGTACTGtacataa
- the LOC122702707 gene encoding surfeit locus protein 1 isoform X2: MAEPIPLPADPMELKNLEYRPVKVKGHFDHSKELYMMPRTMVDPAREAREAGQLSSAAEIGAYVVTPFHCTELGITILVNRGFVPRRKVNPDTRHKGQIEGEVDLVGMVRLTETRKPFVPENNPERNHWHYRDLEAMARLTGAEPIFIDADFKSTVPGGPIGGQTRVSLRNEHLQYIITWYGLCAATSYLWCKKFLSWTPGV; encoded by the exons CCCAATGGAACTGAAGAACTTGGAGTACAGGCCCGTGAAGGTCAAGGGGCACTTCGACCACTCCAAGGAGCTGTACATGATGCCGCGGACAATGGTAGACCCTGCCCGGGAGGCCCGGGAAGCCGGCCAACTCTCATCGGCGGCTGAGATCGGTGCCTACGTGGTCACTCCCTTCCACTGCACTGAACTGGG AATCACCATTCTGGTGAACAGAGGGTTTGTGCCCAGGAGGAAAGTGAATCCAGACACGCGGCATAAAGGCCAG ATCGAGGGAGAGGTGGACCTGGTGGGGATGGTGAGGCTCACAGAGACCAGGAAGCCTTTTGTCCCCGAGAACAATCCGGAGCGGAACCACTGGCATTACAGGGACCTGGAGGCCATGGCCAGGCTCACAGGCGCAGAGCCCATCTTCATCGATGCGGACTTCA AGAGCACAGTCCCTGGTGGGCCCATCGGAGGGCAGACCAGAGTCTCCCTGCGGAACGAGCACCTGCAGTACATCATCACCTG GTACGGACTCTGTGCGGCTACCTCGTACCTGTGGTGCAAGAAGTTCCTAAGTTGGACTCCTGGTGTGTGA